A DNA window from Paenibacillus sp. HWE-109 contains the following coding sequences:
- a CDS encoding sensor histidine kinase, with product MMIKTLYVRVICTFLAVIIFSLLSASYIGYFLFKKEINHAGQEDMIAVGEEIIRLYEQTKPDDREAFLQRMVKVSSYPIHMYEDTDKVTYYDLNHTNSVEIAPEAVRYVLNGEVYRSPGNVSQTFIGLPFSFAGKSHAMFMQFSPQNENMINRMVFFVLILVLLIGSLCILVAARYLVKPLQVLTQATKRLARGDFDVEIKTKRMDEMGALTQSFNEMASALKKVEQMRQDFVSNVSHEIQTPLTSISGFATAMKNSSLVAESHRNHYLDIIIAESGRLSRLSDNLLKLASLDSEHHPFDATTYHLDEQIRQIVVTCEPQWLAKDMIIDLDMDVALKIKADRDQLNQVWMNILGNSIKFTPAGGHIQVCITHAADEIVVAISDSGIGIAREQLEHVFERFYKTDPSRNRSIGGNGLGLAIAKKIVTLHHGTITMNSQVGQGTTVVVQLPLR from the coding sequence ATGATGATTAAAACTTTATATGTCCGGGTCATTTGCACCTTTTTGGCCGTCATTATTTTCAGCTTGCTGTCTGCTTCCTATATTGGCTATTTTCTATTCAAAAAAGAAATCAACCATGCCGGACAAGAGGATATGATTGCGGTAGGCGAAGAAATTATACGTCTCTATGAGCAGACTAAACCCGATGACCGGGAAGCATTCCTGCAGCGTATGGTCAAAGTATCTTCTTATCCAATCCATATGTATGAAGATACCGACAAAGTTACGTACTATGACTTAAACCATACGAATAGCGTTGAAATAGCGCCGGAAGCGGTGCGTTATGTGCTGAATGGAGAGGTGTATCGTTCTCCTGGCAACGTTAGTCAGACGTTCATCGGGCTTCCTTTCTCATTCGCAGGGAAGTCGCACGCCATGTTCATGCAGTTTTCTCCACAGAACGAAAATATGATCAATCGGATGGTCTTTTTCGTCCTCATTCTCGTTTTACTGATTGGGAGTCTATGCATCTTGGTAGCAGCCAGATATTTGGTGAAACCTCTCCAAGTCTTGACGCAAGCGACCAAACGTCTAGCGAGAGGCGATTTCGACGTTGAAATAAAAACGAAACGCATGGACGAAATGGGCGCTCTGACGCAAAGCTTTAACGAGATGGCAAGTGCGCTTAAAAAGGTGGAGCAGATGAGGCAGGATTTCGTTTCGAACGTTTCTCACGAAATTCAAACACCGTTAACGTCGATTTCCGGATTCGCTACGGCTATGAAGAACAGCAGCTTGGTAGCGGAAAGTCATCGCAATCATTATCTGGACATCATTATCGCGGAGAGCGGGCGGCTATCCAGACTTAGCGATAATTTGCTGAAACTTGCATCCCTGGATTCGGAGCATCATCCATTCGACGCAACTACGTATCATCTCGACGAGCAAATCAGGCAAATCGTGGTCACTTGCGAGCCCCAATGGTTGGCCAAAGATATGATCATCGATTTAGACATGGACGTTGCTCTCAAAATAAAAGCAGACCGCGATCAACTGAATCAAGTATGGATGAATATACTCGGCAACAGTATCAAATTTACGCCTGCAGGCGGGCATATCCAAGTTTGTATTACCCATGCTGCGGATGAAATTGTCGTGGCCATTTCCGATTCGGGGATTGGCATAGCGCGGGAGCAACTCGAGCATGTCTTCGAGCGCTTCTATAAAACAGATCCATCGCGAAACCGCAGCATTGGCGGCAATGGTCTGGGGCTTGCGATTGCGAAGAAAATTGTAACTCTTCATCATGGCACTATCACAATGAACAGCCAGGTTGGCCAAGGGACGACGGTAGTTGTTCAACTGCCTTTAAGGTAA
- a CDS encoding response regulator transcription factor has protein sequence MAKILIADDDVYIRELMTLFLQNEGFEILEAKDGVEALAIMEETRIDLVILDIMMPQLDGWELCREIRRIDVNIPLLMVTVKGESGQKVKGFQLGTDDYLTKPFDPLELVMRVKALLKRYMIVSSQTAQLGGITLNRRNFQVIRGDEIFTLPLKEFELLFKLANQPGQIFTREQLITQIWGMNYEGDDRTVDVHIKRLRERFANDSHHFQIETARSLGYRLVIT, from the coding sequence ATGGCCAAAATTTTAATCGCCGATGACGATGTTTATATTCGCGAGCTGATGACTTTATTCTTGCAGAATGAAGGATTTGAAATCTTGGAGGCAAAAGACGGTGTTGAAGCATTGGCGATTATGGAGGAAACTCGGATAGATCTGGTGATCCTCGACATCATGATGCCTCAATTAGACGGTTGGGAGCTGTGCAGGGAGATTAGGCGCATTGATGTGAACATTCCGCTCTTGATGGTTACGGTCAAGGGCGAGTCAGGGCAGAAAGTAAAAGGATTTCAGCTTGGCACCGACGATTATTTAACGAAGCCGTTCGATCCGCTGGAGCTTGTGATGAGAGTAAAAGCGCTGCTGAAAAGATATATGATTGTGTCTTCACAAACGGCACAATTAGGCGGCATTACGCTGAATCGCCGCAATTTCCAAGTGATTCGGGGCGACGAGATTTTTACCCTGCCGTTAAAAGAATTCGAGCTGCTGTTCAAGCTGGCTAATCAACCTGGGCAAATTTTTACCCGGGAGCAGTTGATCACTCAGATCTGGGGAATGAATTATGAAGGCGATGACCGCACCGTGGATGTTCACATTAAACGGCTCAGGGAACGATTTGCCAACGATTCGCATCATTTTCAAATTGAAACTGCCCGCAGTCTGGGGTATCGGCTAGTAATAACATGA
- a CDS encoding serine hydrolase domain-containing protein, with translation MNSLSMKKISRKMLIWMLLIVGVGTSFMGTQASTAADLNDDVQLTAFIDGIMKANMDNFKIPGTVVSIVKDGKIMLAKGYGHANLEEGTQVNPETSLFRIASTTKLFTWTAVMQLVEQGKIDLNTDVNTYLKTVKLPSTYSQPVTMHHLMTHTAGFEEGGVGYQITTDPGKLPVSISETLAKHMPALVRPPGEMMSYSNYGAALAGLIVEEVSGMPYNDYIQTHIFDLLQMKYATVQEPIPVSLEPYAMLGYARENGKFVTKPPTFEGGFRPAGSAAVSAIDMAHFMIAHLQDGRYAGKQMLKPETLRLMQSPAFQFDERLPGMDLGFIERRMNGLRVISHGGADTLFTTEFYLVPDQKIGIFVSSSGGDGGASASGLAKAFFDRYYPAQAVKLPPVSAELEKDVQKYAGSYQFTRRNHSDIDKIFSFMSQISIGVTDNRLSIGSGTEQQVFAPIGPNLFQDVESAHQIGFRTDASGKVTHLLLDILPEMPLEPTPLLDRSKFWFLLLGISVVLFISVLLGSAYRRRDIKAMPKWQKWAIRLSMATAVWALATLIATFLVVLNMDLLDRLSRITQQLNLYLFMPIILVGLTVAMVAFAVMAWKGSYWTALKRVHYTLVALASVVMSLFYYHWNLLGWQFG, from the coding sequence ATGAACTCATTGTCGATGAAGAAGATCTCTCGCAAAATGCTGATATGGATGCTGCTGATTGTTGGGGTAGGGACTAGTTTTATGGGGACTCAGGCATCGACGGCGGCAGATTTGAACGATGATGTCCAGTTAACGGCATTTATTGACGGTATTATGAAAGCGAATATGGATAATTTCAAAATCCCAGGCACGGTCGTCTCGATCGTCAAGGATGGGAAGATCATGCTGGCTAAGGGGTACGGACACGCTAACCTGGAAGAAGGCACGCAGGTTAACCCTGAGACCAGCCTGTTTCGGATTGCTTCAACAACGAAGCTGTTTACATGGACCGCGGTCATGCAACTGGTCGAGCAGGGGAAGATCGATCTTAATACCGATGTCAATACGTATTTAAAAACTGTGAAATTACCATCCACCTATTCGCAGCCAGTTACCATGCATCATCTCATGACCCATACGGCCGGATTTGAAGAAGGGGGCGTTGGTTATCAAATCACGACCGATCCTGGGAAACTGCCGGTATCGATTTCGGAAACGCTTGCCAAGCATATGCCAGCGCTTGTTCGGCCACCGGGCGAGATGATGTCCTATTCCAACTATGGAGCCGCGCTGGCAGGACTCATTGTCGAGGAAGTTAGCGGTATGCCTTACAATGATTACATTCAGACCCATATCTTTGATCTGCTCCAAATGAAATATGCTACTGTGCAGGAGCCTATCCCAGTGTCTTTAGAGCCCTATGCCATGCTCGGCTATGCGCGAGAAAACGGCAAATTCGTAACCAAGCCGCCTACTTTCGAAGGGGGTTTCCGACCTGCAGGATCAGCGGCTGTTTCGGCGATCGATATGGCCCATTTCATGATTGCCCATCTACAGGATGGACGTTATGCAGGCAAACAAATGCTAAAGCCCGAAACGCTCAGATTGATGCAATCACCTGCCTTTCAGTTTGATGAGCGCTTGCCAGGTATGGACCTTGGCTTCATTGAACGGAGAATGAATGGATTGCGGGTTATTTCTCACGGAGGCGCCGACACACTGTTCACGACGGAGTTTTATCTTGTCCCTGATCAGAAAATCGGGATTTTCGTATCCTCTAGCGGGGGCGATGGCGGAGCGTCAGCATCAGGGTTGGCGAAAGCTTTTTTTGATCGCTATTATCCAGCTCAAGCTGTCAAACTGCCGCCAGTGTCAGCCGAACTTGAGAAGGATGTGCAGAAGTATGCCGGTTCCTATCAATTCACGCGTCGAAACCATAGTGATATCGATAAGATTTTCAGCTTCATGTCGCAGATTAGCATTGGAGTGACAGATAACCGACTCTCCATTGGGAGCGGAACAGAGCAGCAAGTATTCGCTCCGATTGGACCGAATTTATTCCAGGATGTCGAAAGCGCACACCAAATCGGATTCCGTACAGATGCTTCTGGCAAAGTCACCCATCTGCTGCTTGATATTCTTCCTGAAATGCCGCTCGAACCGACGCCACTGCTCGATCGTTCGAAGTTCTGGTTTCTCTTGCTCGGCATCTCGGTTGTTCTGTTCATCAGCGTATTACTGGGGTCAGCCTACCGCAGGCGTGACATTAAAGCGATGCCGAAATGGCAAAAATGGGCGATTCGCTTGTCTATGGCTACCGCCGTTTGGGCGCTGGCGACTTTAATAGCCACCTTCCTTGTGGTGTTGAATATGGATTTGCTGGACCGGCTTAGCCGCATTACGCAGCAGTTAAATCTGTATTTATTCATGCCCATCATCCTGGTCGGATTGACGGTGGCGATGGTAGCTTTTGCAGTCATGGCATGGAAAGGCAGCTACTGGACGGCGCTCAAGCGCGTGCATTACACGCTCGTTGCATTAGCATCAGTGGTTATGAGTTTATTTTACTATCATTGGAATCTACTCGGGTGGCAGTTTGGTTGA
- the gcvH gene encoding glycine cleavage system protein GcvH, whose translation MSEVQANLLYTKDHEWVEKLSDTVVRVGITDFAQDQLGDIVFVELPKVGTAITANESIGSVESVKTVSDIFSPISGKVTAVNSALEGSPELVNSASFSEGWMVEVEVSGADALEGLLTADEYASYIGND comes from the coding sequence ATGAGTGAAGTACAAGCCAATTTGTTATACACCAAAGACCATGAGTGGGTAGAGAAGCTGTCGGATACGGTTGTACGTGTGGGCATTACCGATTTTGCCCAAGATCAATTGGGTGATATTGTGTTTGTGGAACTTCCTAAAGTCGGAACAGCTATTACCGCGAACGAAAGCATCGGGAGTGTGGAATCCGTCAAAACGGTTTCAGATATTTTTTCTCCCATTTCAGGCAAAGTGACGGCTGTGAACAGTGCGTTGGAAGGTTCACCTGAACTCGTGAACAGTGCGTCTTTCAGCGAAGGTTGGATGGTTGAAGTGGAAGTATCGGGCGCTGATGCCTTGGAAGGGTTGCTTACAGCAGACGAATACGCGTCGTACATTGGCAATGACTAG